The genomic window TTCTGGAAGATAACCTAATTCAGCATATTGTTCAATGAACTGAATGATGCTTTCATCACGCTTGCTAAGCTTTTTACGCTCATTATTCACAATCAATGTCATATGCGCGAAGGTAGGAACTTCCCAACCAAATGCACGATAGACCATCATTTGTTTCGGTGTATTTGAAATATGATCTTCTCCGCGTAGAACGTGAGTGATTTTCATCAAGTGATCATCAATGGTCGCAGCAAAGTTATAAGTTGGTGTTCCATCTTTCTTCTGGATGACCCAGTCACCGAAATCGTTCGATTCGAATGTGATGTTCTTCTTGACGATATCATTAAACGTATACGTTTCTCCTTGCGGTACACGTAAACGGATACTTGGTTGGCGTCCTTCAGCTTCAAAAGCTTCTCTTTCTTCAGCAGTCAAGTTTCTATGAGCTCCTGAGTACATAGGAACCTGGCCGTTAGCTCTTTGTTCTTCGCGCTCAGCTTCTAATTCCTCTTCTGTCATATAACACTTATATGCTTGATCTTTGTCTAATAATTCATCTACATATTTCTGATAAATATCTAAACGATCCATTTGACGATAAGGGCCGTAATCTCCGCCTTCATCGATGCTTTCGTCCCAATCGATCCCTAACCACTTCAAATATTTAAGTTGACCTAGGTCTCCGCCTTCAACATTCCTTTTCTGATCCGTGTCTTCAATTCGAATGATGAATTGTCCACCCGTATTTCTTGCATATAGGTAATTGAATAAAGCCGTTCTTGCATTTCCGATGTGTAAATGCCCTGTCGGACTAGGCGCATAACGTACGCGTACTGGTTGATCTGTTGACATATGAATACCCCTTTCAATCATCTGAATCCTTTTATATTTTTAAGTGATTATTTCCTTTGTAGCAAAATGACTGCTTGGGAAGCAATGCCTTCTTTTCTTCCAGTAAACCCAAGTTTCTCAGTCGTTGTTGCTTTAACATTCACATTTTCTATATCTGTTTGAAGCAGTGGAGCTATAACTTTATGTATTTCTTCGATATAAGGTGCCATTTTAGGCGCCTGTGCCATAACGGTACAATCAATGTTCACTAGTTTGTATCCAGCTTCATCAACTTTTTTCCATACTTCTTCTAGCAGTTTCTTAGAATCTGCATCTTTGAACGCAGGGTCATCATCAGGGAAATGTTTACCGATATCCCCTGCCCCAATAGCACCTAATGCAGCATCTGCAATTGTATGTAATAAAACATCTGCATCAGAATGGCCAAGCAATCCTTTTTCGTAGGGGATTTCAATGCCTCCTATAATGCACGGACGACCTTCGACTAATTGATGCACATCAAACCCTTGTCCTATACGAAACAAATCATTCTCCTCCTCTTGACCCTTCAACTTATTTATTTGTAGCATATTTTCAGCTTTTTGTATATCTTCTGGGTTGGTGATTTTGAAGTTATCAAAGCTACCTTCAACCAATGCCGGTTGAACATCCAACGCTTCAAGCAAAGAGACATCATCCGTTTGTAGCAACCCCTTTTCCGAAGCTTGGTCATGGGCTCTTTTGATTAATGAATATTTAAAAGCCTGAGGCGTTTGTGCTGCAAACAATTCTGAACGATTAAGAGAGCGGACATTATCTTTTGTAACACGTTTAATTGTATCTGTAACAGGCACAGCAAGAAAGGCGGCGTCATTATTTTCAACTTCAGTATATAAAGAGTGTAACTCAGAGATCGATACAAAGGGTCTAGCCCCATCATGAATATATGTGATCAAAGGATCCTCTATTGCATCCACTGCGTTTTTGACGCTATCCTGCCTTTCCTTTCCCCCTTCAACGTACTTTGAGATTTTGTTAAAGCCGTTTTGTACAGCAATCTCTTCCATCGTCTTCATTTCGTCAGGGTGTGCAACCAAAATGATTTCTTTACACCAAGGATCTTCCTCAAACACATCAATAGTATATGTAATTAATGGGCGTCCATTAAGCTCGATGAATTGTTTATTCTTTCCTGCTTTCATACGCTTACCTTGTCCAGCAGCTAAAATGATTACTTGGTATTGGTTCGTCATGGTTCACACCCTTTAATAGTTGCAAAATAAGGGTTGACTAACCCAAAGATGATTCAACTCATCTATGGTTCTCGTCAACCCCCGTTTTTTATTTACTGTGCCTTCTCAAGAGCCTTCGGTTTAGCGAAGATCATACGACCTGCAGATGTTTGTAAGACACTTGTGACGATTACATCAATCTGTTCGCCGATATAATTCTTACCTTCTTCGACTACAATCATCGTACCGTCATCAAGATAAGCAACACCTTGTTTTTCTTCCTTACCAGCTTTAATGACCTGTACGCCCATCTCTTCACCTGGAAGGACTACTGGCTTAACTGCATTCGCCAAATCATTGATATTCAAAACAGTTACATTTTGAAATTCTGAGACTTTATTCAGATTATAATCATTTGTAACGAGAACACCATCGAGTAATTTAGTCAGCTTAACTAACTTACTATCCACTTCTTGGATATCCTCGAAGTCACCTTCATAAATTTGAACGTCTACAGCCAATTCTTTTTGCAATCGATTCAAAATATCTAAACCTCTTCGTCCACGGTTTCTCTTGAGGACATCAGAAGAGTCAGCGATATGTTGAAGCTCTTCAAGCACAAACTGCGGTATAATGAGCGATCCTTCTAAAAACTTCGTATCTGCGATGTCTGCGATCCGCCCATCGATAATTACACTTGTGTCTAAAATTTTGGGACGAACGCTATACTCTTTATCCGCCAATTTAGTTTCATCAGAAGAAGCTTCCTTTTTCGATACAGTTAAAAGACTGACGAATTCATTTCGTCTTTTAAACCCTACCTGGAAGCCCAGATAACCTAAGATTACTGTCACGAATATGGGAAGCACTTCTCCTACAAGTGCAATTCCTATCCCTTGCAAATAGATGTTTACAAGAAAAGCAATAACAAGTCCTATAATCAATCCTAAACTTCCGAAAAGTAAGTCTGCGACTGGAGCTTTCACTAGTTTTTCTTCAATGATTTTAAAGAAATCCACAATATAATCCACTAGCCAAAAAGTTAATAAATATAATATGAGTGCGCCTAAAATAAGTCCCACGTAGGGTATGATCCACTGCGGATTTGTAAAACCAATCAAACTAGCCAGTTCATCGAAATACAGGTAACCAACTGTTCCTCCAGCCACTAAAATAAATAGCTGAACAATCCTTTGTAACACACACATTCACCTCCTAGATATATTCATTCTAACCAAATGAAGATGCCTTCATAAGGATTTCTAAAATATTACTATTTTAAATATTAATTATATCATGAGGCAATATGACCGTCAAAAGAAACAGTCTATCATTGTATCACTTATTTTACAATGTGTCAATCATGTTACAAAGAATAGCAAAGCTCTTGCTTAGCTATTCTGATGGAACATGAGATAAATAATCTTAATCAAGTGCTACTTTTAAAGCTTCCTGGAGGGAGTCGACTCCAACTAATTTGACACCTTCAGGCTCCGTGAAGCCACCTAGATTTTTTCGTGGTAATATGATTCTTTTAAAACCTAATTTACTAGCTTCTTGAACCCGTTGTTCAACTCGAGCTACTCTCCTGATTTCTCCGGTCAGTCCCACCTCACCAATAAAGGCATCATCAGGCTTTGTTGGCTGATCTCGAAAACTGGAAGCGATACTGATCGAGACGCCTAAATCAATCGCTGGTTCATCCAATTTCACACCGCCAGCAACCTTTACATACGCATCTTGATTTTGTAAAAGTAACCCAGCCCTTTTCTCTAAAACGGCCATTAATAGTGGAACCCTATTATGATCTAAACCGGTGGCCATTCTTCTTGAATTCCCGAATTGAGTCGGTGAGATTAGAGCCTGAATTTCTACAAGCATCGGGCGAGTACCTTCCATTGAGGCAACTACAGTTGAGCCCGCGACACCTTGTGAACGTTCTTCAAGAAAGATTTCAGAAGGGTTCGCAACTTCCACCAGACCTTCTTCTTTCATTTCAAAAATACCCATTTCATGAGTACTTCCAAAGCGGTTTTTTACACTTCGTAAAATCCTGAATGAATGGTGGCGCTCTCCTTCGAAATACAATACTGTATCTACCATATGTTCTAATAACCTAGGTCCTGCGATGGCACCTTCCTTCGTTACATGTCCGACAATGAAAATAGGTATCCCTTTTGTTTTGGCCACTTTCATCAACATGCTGGTACATTCCCGCACCTGAGAAACCGAACCAGGAGCTGAAGTAACTGCATCATGGTATATCGTTTGAATAGAGTCAATGACTACAAAGTCTGGATCCATATCCTCGATTGCATCTACGACATATTCCAAATTTGTTTCGGCCATCACATACAGCTGATCCTCTTTAATCGAAAGACGATCAGCTCTTAACTTAGTTTGCTTTTCTGATTCCTCGCCTGAAATGTATAAAACACTTAGCGGGCGATTGGCTAACTGTGCTGAGACTTGGAGTAATAGTGTGGATTTTCCGATACCAGGGTCTCCGCCAATCAATACTAGCGAACCAGGAACTACCCCTCCACCTAGCACTCGGTTCAATTCATTCATTTCAGTAGTAATTCTTTTCTCCTTCTGGGAGGAGATTTTATTGATTGCACTCGGCTTTTTACGATTTTGTTGGTTTGATCCTAAGCCTCTTTTGTCATTTTTCTCTGACCTTACTTTCTCTTCCACCATCGTGTTCCATTGCTGACATCCAGGGCATTTCCCCATCCATTTCGGCGATTCGTAGCCACATTCTTGGCATAAAAAAATTACTTTAGCTTTTGCCATATCTCTATTCTCCCCTACAATACATCTTAATTTATATCATAACATTTCATACGTAAAATCACGGGCGAGTTGAAAATAATGAGAAAAACTTGGCTACTCGTCAAGTCCTAATGGCGAAAGCCCTAGTTTTTCACATACTTTAACTCTTTAAAAAAGTTAAACATTCTTAAAGTATAAATACAAAAGTAGCCGGAGGAAAACATTCCATCCGACTACTTTATTAATTATCATGCAGTTTCAAATTGCCCTGTCGAAGCAATATAAAATTCTCCATCTTCGTTCACATCTATTTCAACAGATTGACCATTCGCAATAGTCCCCTTCAGTAACTCTTCAGATAAGAAATCTTCAACATTCTTTTGAAGTGAACGGCGTAACGGTCTTGCGCCGTACTCTAAATCCATACCTTCATTCGAGATTTTCTCGATTGCGGCATCAGAGAGCGTGAAGGCAATTTCGTGTTCTTTCAAACGCTCTTGCAGCTGTTGAACCATCAATGAAACAATCTTCTTGATATGTTGTTCTTCCAGTGAGTGGAAGACGATCGTTTCATCAACACGGTTCAAGAATTCAGGACGGAATGCTTTCTTCAATTCATCCATCACTTTTGATTTCATCTCTTTATAGTCCGCTGTTGAATCACCCATGCTAAATCCAACATACTTTTCTTTCTTCAGTTCATGTGCACCAACATTTGAAGTCATAATCAGTACAGTGTTTCTGAAATCGACGACGCGCCCTTTAGAATCTGTCAATCGACCATCCTCTAATACTTGCAACAGAATGTTGAATACTTCTGGGTGCGCCTTCTCAACCTCATCTAGTAAAATTACTGAATACGGTTTTTGGCGGACTTTTTCAGTCAACTGGCCACCTTCTTCATATCCTACATAACCTGGAGGTGAACCAACTAATCGAGACGTTGCATGTTTTTCCATGTACTCAGACATGTCGATACGAACCATTGCATCTTCATCACCGAACATAGATGA from Halalkalibacillus sediminis includes these protein-coding regions:
- a CDS encoding PIN/TRAM domain-containing protein, with amino-acid sequence MLQRIVQLFILVAGGTVGYLYFDELASLIGFTNPQWIIPYVGLILGALILYLLTFWLVDYIVDFFKIIEEKLVKAPVADLLFGSLGLIIGLVIAFLVNIYLQGIGIALVGEVLPIFVTVILGYLGFQVGFKRRNEFVSLLTVSKKEASSDETKLADKEYSVRPKILDTSVIIDGRIADIADTKFLEGSLIIPQFVLEELQHIADSSDVLKRNRGRRGLDILNRLQKELAVDVQIYEGDFEDIQEVDSKLVKLTKLLDGVLVTNDYNLNKVSEFQNVTVLNINDLANAVKPVVLPGEEMGVQVIKAGKEEKQGVAYLDDGTMIVVEEGKNYIGEQIDVIVTSVLQTSAGRMIFAKPKALEKAQ
- the ispF gene encoding 2-C-methyl-D-erythritol 2,4-cyclodiphosphate synthase, with the translated sequence MFRIGQGFDVHQLVEGRPCIIGGIEIPYEKGLLGHSDADVLLHTIADAALGAIGAGDIGKHFPDDDPAFKDADSKKLLEEVWKKVDEAGYKLVNIDCTVMAQAPKMAPYIEEIHKVIAPLLQTDIENVNVKATTTEKLGFTGRKEGIASQAVILLQRK
- the gltX gene encoding glutamate--tRNA ligase is translated as MSTDQPVRVRYAPSPTGHLHIGNARTALFNYLYARNTGGQFIIRIEDTDQKRNVEGGDLGQLKYLKWLGIDWDESIDEGGDYGPYRQMDRLDIYQKYVDELLDKDQAYKCYMTEEELEAEREEQRANGQVPMYSGAHRNLTAEEREAFEAEGRQPSIRLRVPQGETYTFNDIVKKNITFESNDFGDWVIQKKDGTPTYNFAATIDDHLMKITHVLRGEDHISNTPKQMMVYRAFGWEVPTFAHMTLIVNNERKKLSKRDESIIQFIEQYAELGYLPEALFNFITLLGWSPAGEEELFTREEFIEIFDPERLSTSPAVFDTGKLKWMNNQYIKQSSLERVIDLALPHLIEAGKVDENMSEEDRKWTEELISLYKDQLSYGAEIVELTELFFKKEIDYDEAAMEVLEQDHVADMLTQFKSELEHLDEFTPEEIKAATKATQKATGVKGKKLFMPIRVATTGQTHGPELPNAIYLLGKETIDHRLDQIITKLK
- the radA gene encoding DNA repair protein RadA, producing MAKAKVIFLCQECGYESPKWMGKCPGCQQWNTMVEEKVRSEKNDKRGLGSNQQNRKKPSAINKISSQKEKRITTEMNELNRVLGGGVVPGSLVLIGGDPGIGKSTLLLQVSAQLANRPLSVLYISGEESEKQTKLRADRLSIKEDQLYVMAETNLEYVVDAIEDMDPDFVVIDSIQTIYHDAVTSAPGSVSQVRECTSMLMKVAKTKGIPIFIVGHVTKEGAIAGPRLLEHMVDTVLYFEGERHHSFRILRSVKNRFGSTHEMGIFEMKEEGLVEVANPSEIFLEERSQGVAGSTVVASMEGTRPMLVEIQALISPTQFGNSRRMATGLDHNRVPLLMAVLEKRAGLLLQNQDAYVKVAGGVKLDEPAIDLGVSISIASSFRDQPTKPDDAFIGEVGLTGEIRRVARVEQRVQEASKLGFKRIILPRKNLGGFTEPEGVKLVGVDSLQEALKVALD